CACCCAACCGACAATTTTTCTGAACTGAACCGTATTGAACTAAAAACTAGTTATTCTGCAATTCTGTTTGCAGCAGATTGTACTTGAAGCACAACTTTTTTAGATAAAGGAATATATCCGAGTTCCAAACTGGATTTTTGCCCTTCAATCAAAGCCCAATCAATAAATTTCCTCAGCGCTTCACCTTTGGCTAGGTTTGGATATTGCTGATAAGTTAAAAGCCAGCTATAAGTAACGATGGGATAAGACTGTGAACCTGTAGGATCGTTGATAAAAGCAATTAAGTTATCGGTAGGTAACTTCACTAACTCCAAGGTTTGAGCTACAGATTCTGGTGTGGGCGTAATATAATTACCAAATTTATTTTCCAAAGCAGCCACAGGAAGTTTATTTTGTTTGGCGTAGATGTATTCTACATAGCCAATAGCTCCTGGGATCTGTTGAACTAAGGCAGTAACACCTTCGTTACCCTTTCCACCAATTCCTACTGGCCATGCTACAGCTTTACCTGCTGCAACTTTGCTTTTCCATTCTGGACTTATAGCACTTAGATGTTGCGTCAACACACTTGTAGTTCCACTACCATCAGTGCGGTATACAACCTGAATCGGTAGATTGGGCAAATTTACGCCTGGATTAGCTACAGCTATTCTCGGATGATTCCAATTCGTAATTTTTCCGAGAAAGATATCTACATAAACTTGGCGTGATAGCTTTAAACCATTTGGCGGATTGACTGGAGGTGACTGGGGGGCGGACGCGAGGTTGTAAGCTAGCACTATGGAACCAGCAGTCATGGGTAAAGCAATCACTCCCCTTTTTATCTTAGTTGCTTGTTCATTTGTAATTCCCACATCACTAGCTGCAAAGTCTACAGTACCTTCAATCAGCTGTTGCACTCCAGCGCTGCTTCCTATAGCTTGATAGTTAATTTCCACATTGGGATTTTGCTGGTTGTAATCTGAAAGCCAGCGTTCGTACAAAGGCGCAGGAAAACTTGCCCCAGCACCAACAAGAGAAACACGATTGATTTTTTTATTATCGGCAGTACAAGAAACAATACTCAACAATATAGCGATTACGGGTAGTAGGCAAACCCGTCGTTTAAATTGAAGTTGAGCAGATATACAAAACTTTAGTTCCAATGCTTAATAATTTTCCAATCTGTAGCTGTGTGGGCGTAATTAATTGTAAAACGAGGAAAATAAATTTGAAATACAAAGGTACGCAAAGTTTTCAGTTATGCTATGCGTACCTTTACATTTAAACTTCAATAGCCGTCTCTTTCTCCTCAATTTTTGGCTCTGAACTAAGCCGATCTAAAATTTCTAAAACCTCTTGTTCAAAAGCAACTTGGGCGCGATTAGTTTTGCCACCAACATATAAGAGATCGCCTTTTTGCAATGCCCATATTTGTGAATGAGAAAAGTAACTCATCACCACACCCAACATTAATAAACCAAACCCTGAGTAAACAATTGGTATGCCTGGATCGGCTTTAATTTGTAAGCCAGTGCTACCAATAACATCCAGAATTTTCAGCTTCACGCCATTGACTTGAGTGGACATACCAGCACGGACTGTATCAACTAATTTACCATTGGGATCATAAATTAATACCATCCCTTGCAAGTCTTTGGCTAGTAAAGAAACACCCTCGCTTAAATCCGGTTTAGTAGGAACCCAGGTTCCCCAAATGCGCCCTTGTCCTTTGGTGTTCAATAGCGCCATTGGTAGTTGAAAAATTGGGCTATTGTTAAATTGGACGCGAACACCTGCAATTCCCCAATCAGTTTGGTAGAAGGTTATGCCCCGATAGCGCAGAGGCTCGTTGACAAAAATCTTCTTGTGGTCAACTTCCTCTCCCTGCTTATTTAAGACAGACATATCGGAATAAAATTGATCGATGCCGCCAGATGGAGTGTAATCAATCCAAAAACGATTGACGCGCACAGACCAATCTTTCGAGACTTGGGCGGCTAATGGGCCAGCATCGACAATATTTGTGACTTGAAATGTATCGCCACTAGCAACCATTTCCTGTGCCATAAACCCAGTCATCGCCCCCCAAATTCCCCCTAGCAAAATAGCGACGATGCCAATATGAACGATAATTGGGCCGATGCGTCCGACTATTCCTTTGCGGGCATAGAGGATATTTTCTTTTTCTCGATCTGGAAAAATTTTATAGCGGCGTTTCTGTAATAGTTGGCTGAGAGAATTTAGAGAACCATTATCTAGTTCTGCACTTAAAGCTAATTTTTGAAATTGCCGTGGTTCTTCGTAATATTTCCAGCGTTGGGCAGCTTTTAAAGCTGGTAACTGACGGGTAAAAGAACAAGCAGTTAAGCTAGTACCAAATAAGATGAGTAATGCTAGAAACCACCAGGTACGATATACATGGTCTAACCCAACTACCTGAATTACCTTCCAAGTTAAGAAACCAAATAAAGCTGGATGTTCTGGGTAGTTAGCCTGATAAAATGCGGGTGACTGACCTTGCTCAATTACAGTACCAGTGGAGCTAAAGATTGCAATCAATAGCAGTAGTGCGATCGCTAGTCGTAAGTTAGTCAGTACGGGCAAAAGCTCTTGCCGTAAGAACTGCCCAGGTATTGCCCACCATTTTAATTCTTTGGACGCTGAATCTTCTAAAGTCATTACGTGTAAAATCTAACAAAGGTATTGATATTAAAAATTGCCGAGGGGAATCCGAGAAATTAAGGAAAATACACCGAATCCTACCAACAGCGCCCCGCTAACTGGGTTAATCCAACCAGACCAGCGACGCAATTCTAGTAATTTTTTAATTGAAGCTGTAAAAGTACCCGCCAAAATCAATGGTGCTACATAACCGGCTGTGTAAGAAAGTAGCAAAACAGCGCCTAAAATTAAGTCTTGTGTATTGGCAATCCAACCCAGTAAACTGGCTAAAACAGGCGTGCTACAAGGGGATGCGACTAA
The Nostoc punctiforme PCC 73102 genome window above contains:
- the pstS gene encoding phosphate ABC transporter substrate-binding protein PstS; this encodes MELKFCISAQLQFKRRVCLLPVIAILLSIVSCTADNKKINRVSLVGAGASFPAPLYERWLSDYNQQNPNVEINYQAIGSSAGVQQLIEGTVDFAASDVGITNEQATKIKRGVIALPMTAGSIVLAYNLASAPQSPPVNPPNGLKLSRQVYVDIFLGKITNWNHPRIAVANPGVNLPNLPIQVVYRTDGSGTTSVLTQHLSAISPEWKSKVAAGKAVAWPVGIGGKGNEGVTALVQQIPGAIGYVEYIYAKQNKLPVAALENKFGNYITPTPESVAQTLELVKLPTDNLIAFINDPTGSQSYPIVTYSWLLTYQQYPNLAKGEALRKFIDWALIEGQKSSLELGYIPLSKKVVLQVQSAANRIAE
- a CDS encoding cytochrome c biogenesis protein, with the translated sequence MTLEDSASKELKWWAIPGQFLRQELLPVLTNLRLAIALLLLIAIFSSTGTVIEQGQSPAFYQANYPEHPALFGFLTWKVIQVVGLDHVYRTWWFLALLILFGTSLTACSFTRQLPALKAAQRWKYYEEPRQFQKLALSAELDNGSLNSLSQLLQKRRYKIFPDREKENILYARKGIVGRIGPIIVHIGIVAILLGGIWGAMTGFMAQEMVASGDTFQVTNIVDAGPLAAQVSKDWSVRVNRFWIDYTPSGGIDQFYSDMSVLNKQGEEVDHKKIFVNEPLRYRGITFYQTDWGIAGVRVQFNNSPIFQLPMALLNTKGQGRIWGTWVPTKPDLSEGVSLLAKDLQGMVLIYDPNGKLVDTVRAGMSTQVNGVKLKILDVIGSTGLQIKADPGIPIVYSGFGLLMLGVVMSYFSHSQIWALQKGDLLYVGGKTNRAQVAFEQEVLEILDRLSSEPKIEEKETAIEV